GGCAATTCAATGTTTAGTCAAATGGCAGAGGGTATTGCCCGGTACTATTTGGAAGAATACTATATCTTTTCAGCAGGTGTTGACAAACATAGTATAGATTCAAGGGCAGTCAAAGCGATGGAGAATATTAATATTGATATCACAGATCAGACATCGAAGTTGATTGATATGGAATTATTGATGAACGCCGACTCTATGATCACATTGTCAAAAGAAGCCGAATTGCAATGTCCAAAACCAAGGGATGTGAATCAGTTTTATTGGCGATTCCCAGAACCATATAATTTAGAGGGATCTAGGGAAGAAAAATGGCAAGCGATAACGAAGGCGAGGGATCAGCTTGAAAGGCTTATCCGCCAATTTAAAGACAAAAAAATATCCTAAGCGGTTAAACCTCTTTTCTATCCTTCAGAGAAAGTAGAAGAGAGGTTTTTTAGTTATCATAAATTAGGTATAACAGCCTATTTAAAAAAAGTGCATAAAAATGAGTTTGGCTTGCTACACATTCGGGTAAATGAAATACGTTGAAAACTATTTTTTTAAGCAAGACATACGTTTTAAAAAGTTGAGAAATAAGGGGGTTAAAAAATACCATGAAAATGATAAGTGAAAGCCCGGTGAAGCAGATATCACAGTATCCATTTCCTTATTTTCTACTTGATCTGAATGCCAACATTATAAGCTGTTCAGGTAAAGCCCGGCAACAGTTTGGGGATATTGATGATTTAAGTGATATTATCAACCGTAATGAATTAGCATTTTATGATCATTTGTCACAAGATGATACCGATGTCCCGATTGAGTTAATGTTAAGAACTGTAGCGGGGTTCAAACCTTTTAACGTCTTCAAGCAAATCTCTGGCCCAAAAAGGATTGAACTATTTTGTATTCCAATAGACAATCAATCAAAGGCAATGAAACAAACCATTGATGAATTGAAGCGACATATTCATGATATTGAAAAACGCGTGCAGGAAGATCAACACCTAGTTAATATCGGAAAAATGGCGGCAAACTTTGTCCATGAAGTTCGCAATCCATTAACAACTGTGAAGGGGTTTGTCCAATTACTGCAATCTTACACTGAAGATGATACATATAATAAATATGCCGATGTGGCGCTTGAAGAGTTGGACCGTGCTAATCAAATTATTGGTGAATTTTTGTGCGTTTCCAAACCGTCTGATCAAGAAAGGACCGTTGTCTCTGTATGTCAACTGGTTAAAAACACCATTATTCTATGTGAAAGTGTAGCGTTAAATGCCAAATGCGTACTTGACTATCAATTACCTGTCGAACATGTTAATGTTAAAGTCAATACACAGCAAATTAAGCAAGTCTTAGTCAATATGATAAAAAATGCCGTTGAGGCAACATCTGAGAATGCCAGCGATACCCATGGAGAAATTAACATACATACCAAAATAAATCGCGGTTTTATCCATATTTATATCAATGACAATGGGGCTGGTATGGATCAATCCACATTAAATTATATTTTTAAACCGTTTTATACAACAAAGTCATCCGGAACGGGCTTGGGCTTATCTGTTTGTAAGGATATTATTGAGGAACATGGCGGGTCAGTAACGGCAGAAAGTCAATTAGGAATCGGTACTTGTTTTATTATTTCTTTACCCATTTTGCATAGGCAAGTATAATCATGCAAATCAAAACGGTCTTGGTTCTCCAAGACCGTTATCAATCGCTTCTATTATTCCATTCGTTCAATTGTTTCAAAAATTTCTTGTGATTCAAAGTAATCAAATAGTTTGTCGAGCCACAAATAGTATTCCTTAGAGGATTGGAGTTTTTCGATGTCGGACATGGCCAATTGTTGTTCAACGCTGGTTAAATCGTGATGGTCGATGATTTGTTGCAGTTCACTCAATGATTCATCGATAGACTGTAGATTAGATTGAATGACTTTCCGCCATTGGTGAGTAAAGAAATCAATAAATATTTGATACCAGTCCTTCTTAGCTGTATACAAGTCCTTCCTGACACCTTTTTGCCATACTTTTTCTACCATGTTCAAATCGGTTAGTGCCCTGACGGAAGTGCTCATGCTGGTTTTACTCATTTGTAGCTCTTCTTTCATATCATCGAGTGTCAGCGGCCGGTCTTCAAAAAATAAGGTGCCATATAAGCGACCAATCGAAGGAGTTACCCCGTATAAGTACATATTTTGCGAAATGGTTTCAATCACTCGTTCCCGCGCTTTTTTAATGGCCATTTGATTATCTGTCGGTTTCTGTATGCTCATTCACTCACACCCGTCTAAAGCTTTATAATCGTCTAATTTTATAATACCGTATTTTTTTTATATGAAAACCATGAGATAGACGAGGAATTTTGGGTAATTTGGAGCAATATTGAGGAATTAGTATTATATTTTTGTTCAGTATGAACTGTATGTTTTAAATGAACTATTAGTATTTTATATGCTGTTTGTTTAATATAACGACTTATATGTAAAATAGATAAAGTAAGTCGAACAAAAAATATGTTTATTAAATCTTTTTTGGGGAACTTATATGAAAGTATAAAATGAATGAGTGCGTTTAGGATTGAGGTGAACCAATGGATAAGATTGAAGTTCGTGATATTACGAAAGTTTTCGGTAAAGCCCCTAAAGAAGGTATTGAGTTACTAGATAATGGCCTTTCCAAAGATGATATTCTTGATAAAACCGGAATGACTGTCGGGGTTAATAAGGCAAACTTTAATATCAAAGATGGCGAAGTTTTCGTTATTATGGGGTTGTCAGGTAGTGGTAAATCAACAATGGTTCGAATGTTGAACCGTTTGATCGAGCCGACTGGAGGTTCGATATTGGTTGATGATGAAGATGTCACACAGATGAGTAAACAGCAATTACGTGATCTCAGAAGAAAGAAAATGAGCATGGTTTTTCAAAATTTTGCTTTATTTCCGCATAGGACCATACTTGAGAACACTGTATATGGACTTGAGATTCAAGGTGTGACGAAAGCTGAACGGAATGAAAAAGCTGTGAATTCACTTGAACTCGTTGGATTGAAAGGTTATGAAGACAAACGTCCAGATGAGTTAAGTGGCGGTATGCAACAACGTGTTGGTTTGGCACGTGCATTGGCTAATGATGCCGATGTCCTGCTTATGGATGAGGCGTTTAGCGCATTGGATCCACTAATAAGAAAAGATATGCAGGATGAACTGCTTGACCTTCAAGAGCGGATGCAAAAAACGATCGTATTCATTACACACGACCTTGATGAGGCCTTAAGAATTGGTGATCGTATTGCATTGATGAAAGACGGTTCCGTTGTTCAAATTGGATCACCGGAAGAAATCATGATGAATCCTGCCAATGACTATGTTGAGCAGTTCGTTGAAGATGTTGATGTCACTAAGGTCTTTTCAGCCGAGCATGTTATGAAACGGGCTGAACGGGTTAATGTTGATCGCGGTCCGCGTACGGCGCTTAGGTTGATGAAAGACGAAGGTCTGTCTTCAATATACGCCATCGATAAAAACAAGCAATTTCTGGGTGTTCTTTTTGCTGATGATGCTAAAAAGGCCGCTGAAACTGGCAAATCGTTAGAAGAGGTTGTACAGGACGTTGAATCTGTGACACCGGATACGTTACTTAATGATATGTTCGATGTCGTTTCTAATTCTAACGTACCAGTCCCTGTTGTCGAAGACGGCCGCTTAAGAGGGATTGTTAAGCGTAGTGCTATTATCGATGTGATGGCTGACAGCAGTGAGATCACGAACGGAGATGAGGTGAACGAATGAACGATCAAACACCATTTTTGCCAAAGATAGAAATTGGATCATGGGTATCCGACTTTATTGACTGGGTCGTAGCCAGTTTCGGTGGATTTTTTGAGTGGCTGGCGAGCTTTATACAGGGTACAGTTGGAGGTATTGAAAGCTTTTTCGGATTATTCCATCCTTTTGTATTTATATTAATTATCGCAGCGATTGCGTTTTGGCGCAGTGGCAAGGGTGTCGCGATTTTTACAATCATTGGGTTATATTTAATTTTTAATTTAGGTTATTGGGATGACACGTTGAAAACACTGGCACTCGTCTTTTCATCAGTGATTCTTTCCATCATTATCGGTGTTCCATTTGGCGTTTTGGTTGGACTAAATGACTGGGCCAAACAGATTATTACACCTATATTGGACTTCATGCAGACGATGCCGGCTTTTGTCTACTTAATTCCGATGATATTCTTATTCGGTATTGGTATGGCACCAGGTGTTGTTGCGACAATTATTTTCTCGATTCCACCTACAATTCGATTAACGGGCTTGGGGATCCGACAAGTGCCTGAAGATCTAATGGAAGCTTCACAGGCGTTTGGTTCAACGACTTGGCAGAAGTTATTTAAAGTTCAATTGCCATTATCACTGCCAACGATTATGGCAGGGATTAACCAAACGATTATGCTTGCTTTGTCCATGGTTGTTATTGCATCACTAGTTGGTGCGCCAGGACTTGGGGAGCAAGTTTACTTAGCTGTAACACAGCTGCGTATTGACATTGGTGTTGAATCTGGTTTAGCGATTGTTATTATCGCAATTGTGTTAGACCGGATTTCACAAAATATAGCAAAACAAAACTAATTAAGGGGGAAACAATTTATGAAGAAATTCACTACAGCATTTCTTGCCGTCTTCATGGTACTAGGTCTGGCGCTTGCTGGTTGCGGCAACAGCGGATCTGATGACGGTTCAAACGAAAATTCGGGAAGCGATAGTGATAGTTCAAGCTCAGAATCCGTTGGTGAAAAGGTTGATTACACCATCACAGGTATTGACCCAGGTGCTGGTGTTGTCAAAAACTCTCAAAAAGCGGTCGAAGAATACGGTTTGGATAAATGGAACGTTAAGACAAGTTCCGGTTCAGCCATGACAGCAGAACTTGACAAGGCCTTTAAAAATAAAAAGCCTATTGTGGTAACAGGTTGGAAGCCACATTGGATGTTTAGTAAATATGACTTGAAAATCTTGAAAGATCCTAAGAAAGTTTTTGGTGAGTCTGAAGCTATACACACAGTTGTTACAAAAGGTTACAAATCAGAAAATCCAAATGCTTACAAATTTTTAGATCAGTTTAAAATGTCAATGGAAGATTTAAACTCTGTTATGCTTTCGATTCAGGATGGCAAATCTAAAGCAGAAGCAGCGAAGGCTTGGATTAAGGATCATCCAGATAAAGTTAAGGCATGGGAGAAAGACGTCGAGAAGGTTGATGGTAAAAACATTAGACTTGCATATGTTGCATGGGCATCAGCCATTGCGAGTAACAATGTAGTCAAAGTTGCATTAGAAGATTTAGGATATAAGGTTGAACTTAAGCAATTGGCAGCAGGTGCTATGTGGTCAGCCGTCTCAAAAGGTGGCGATAGCGGTGCTGATGCAACGGTATGTGCATGGCTACCAATCACCCATGCTGATTACCAAAAGCAATATAAAGACGACGTTAAAGATCTAGGTGCTAATCTTGAAGGTGTAAAATTGGGTCTTACCGTACCAGAATATATGGATGTTGATTCCATCGAAGACCTTAAATCAGAATAAGATTAAAGCTGAGGACTTAAATAAGTCCTCAGCTTTTTTTGAGAGGGAAAAAAATACCTTTGAAGATAAGCGCATAGTTTCTTGAAAAAAACACACAATAGTTAATGTACAAAGGGAGGTGAACACTGATGGCAGACAACAATAGTAACCAAATCTTAGTGCCAGGTGTTGAACAAGCACTTGATCAAATGAAAACTGAAATTGCCGGTGAATTCGGTGTTCAACTTGGTGCTGACACCACTTCTCGCGCCAACGGTTCTGTAGGCGGAGAAATCACCAAACGTCTTGTTGCTCAATCACAGCAACAATTCGGCGGTCAGCAATAGTCATTTGAAAACAAAAAAATAGTGATATGGCTAAGGGAAGCAGGGCAAACCTGCTTCCTTTTTTCAGTGCATGAACTTAAGCCATACAGTTGTATGAAGTTGTGCAACATTGATGTGACGTTAAAATCCTTGTTTATGGATGAATGTTTAAATAGATAGCTGTATACTTATCCCTTGCGAATTGTAAACGCCCCCGGGAATTGTTAAAATGATAGAGTGACGTATCGTATATTTCATAAATTGTGATCATGGTGAGTTTTCTACAATATTAGAGGTGTTCAATCATGGGCTTATTGAAAAAGATCGTCGGTGATCCGGCGCAACGGAAATTAAATAAATTTCGAAAAACAGCAGATAAAATTGAAAGTTTTTCAGATGAAATGAAGCAAAAAAGTGATGCTGAACTCCGGGAAAAAACTGAGGAATTCAGAAGGCGGTTAGATCAAGGTGAGACACTGGATGATCTTTTGCCTGAAGCTTTCGCCGTTGTTCGTGAAGCTTCAACGCGCGTGCTCGGTCTGACCCCGTTCTACGTCCAGTTGCTCGGTGCAATATCTTTGCACGACGGTAATATATCGGAAATGAAGACAGGTGAAGGGAAAACGCTTGTTGCCACGATGCCAATGTATTTGAATGCGATTGGCGGCAGAGGGGTTCACCTTGTCACAGTCAACGAATATCTAGCGTCCCGTGATGCCGAACAAATGGGTGAATTGTTTGATTTTCTCGGGCTAACGGTTGGCCTCAACGTTTCCGGCATGTCTCATGAGGAGAAGCAAGAGGCTTATAATGCAGATATAACTTATGGGACAAACAATGAGTATGGCTTTGATTATCTACGCGATAACATGGTGCTGTATAAAGAGGAAAAAGTTCAACGTGAGCTTAACTATGCGATTATTGATGAGGTCGATTCTGTACTGATTGATGAAGCACGGACACCGCTAATTATTTCTGGCAATGCTGAAAAATCGACGTTGCTCTATACGCAAGCAAACCAGTTTGTCCGTTTGTTAAAGGAAAATGATGATTATACCATTGATATCAAAACTAAATCAGTGCAACTGACCGAAGAAGGAATAACAAAATCGGAGAATTTTTTCAATGTGGACAACTTATATGACTACAGTAATGTTCAATTGAATCATCACGTGCACCAAGCATTAAAAGCCCATGCCATCATGCACCGGGATACGGATTATGTTGTCAAAGATGAGGAAATTGTGATCGTTGACCAATTTACAGGTCGCTTGATGCCGGGACGCCGGTTTAGTGAAGGTTTGCACCAGGCGATTGAGGCTAAAGAGGGTGTTCCGATTCAACGGGAGAGTAAAACCCTTGCGACCATCACTTTCCAAAACTACTTTAGAAGGTATAATAAGTTATCCGGTATGACGGGTACCGCTAAAACAGAGGAAGAAGAATTTCAAAGCATATATAATATGGATGTTATTTCTATACCGACAAACCTACCTGTTGTTCGTGTTGACCATGCTGATTTAATCTACAAATCACAAGAAGGCAAATTTAAAGCCGTTGCTGATGAGATTGAACGGGCTCATAAAAGAGGACAACCGGTGCTCGTTGGTACAGTCGCCGTGGAAACTTCCGAATTGATTTCAAATTTATTGAAGAAGCGCGGTGTTAAGCATAATGTATTGAATGCCAAATATCATGCCAGTGAGGCAGAAATTATAGAAAACGCGGGGCAACCTAATGCCGTAACGATTGCTACCAATATGGCTGGACGCGGAACGGATATTAAACTAGGCGATGGTGTCAAGGAGCTTGGCGGTCTTTATATTATTGGGACAGAGCGGCATGAGTCACGTCGAATTGATAACCAACTTCGAGGTCGCTCCGGCCGGCAAGGTGACCCGGGACAATCGCAATTTTATCTTTCCATGGAAGATGAGTTGATGCGGCGTTTCGGATCAGAACGGATGCAATCAATGATGGAACGTCTGGGCATGCAGGACGATCAGCCGATTGAAAGTAAGCTTGTGAGTCGTTCTGTGGAATCCGCGCAAAAACGAGTCGAAGGTAATAACTTCGATGCTCGTAAGCAAGTGCTGCAGTTTGACGATGTTATGCGGCAGCAGCGTGATATTATTTACAAACAACGTGCTGATGTTATGGAGTCAGAGAATCTTAGTGATGTTGTCAAAGATATGATCACATCGGTCATTGAACGCATTGTTAATGCTCACACACCGGAAGACTCAGTGCCGGAAGAATGGGACTTGCAGCCGATTGCGGATTATGCTAATGGGACCTTTTTTGATGATGGGGTTATCACCGTCGAGGATCTAAACGGAAAGGATCCGGAAGAGATGATTGAACTCCTGTATGATAAGGTCGTTGAAAAGTATCAAGAAAAAGAAGAACGCTTCACAAGTGAGCATATGCGGGAATTTGAGCGAGTAGTTATGCTTCGGGCGGTTGATACAAAATGGATGGATCATATTGACGCCATGGAACAATTGCGTGAGGGCATTCATCTTCGTGCATACGGGCAAAATGACCCATTCCGTGAATATCAAATGGAAGGCTTCGAAATGTTCGAAGAAATGGTTGCATCCATTGAAGAAGAAGTCGTTAATTATATTATGAAAGCGGAAATTGAAAATAATCTTGAACGTCAGAAAGTGGCCGAAGGTGAGGCGGTCAATCCACAGGAAGACGGAGAAGAAAGAACGAAAAAGAAATCACCGGTTGAACGAGGCGAAAAGACCGGTCGTAATGATCCGTGTCCTTGTGGAAGCGGAAAAAAATATAAGCATTGCCACGGAAAGTAAAAGGCTGTTTTATAAAAGATTGTTGCTTTATATGACTAAATAGCAACAATCTATACGAAAAAAGCCTAAATTAAATAAGGTGCTGGAGGAAATGATCATGGAACTTGCAGATATTAAAAATGAACTCGCTCAGATGCGGGATAGGCTTGAAGAATTCAGGGGGTCTCTTTGACTTAACAGATAAGCAAAATCGGATTGCTGAACTTGAGCAGCAAATGACAGCACCGGGATTTTGGGATCAACAGGATACAGCTCAAACTGTCATCAATGAGGTTAATGCTTTAAAAGAGGTTGTCAATGATTTTCAAACCCTTGCAGAAGGCTTTGAGAACCTTAAAGTGACCTATGAATTAGTACAAGAAGAACATGATGCTGATCTAGAAGGTGAGCTTGCTGATGACCTTGTTTCCTTACGTGATGCTTTTAACAAATTTGAACGAAACATGCTTTTAAATCAACCCCATGATAAAAACAATGCCATCCTTGAACTTCATCCAGGAGCCGGGGGGACAGAATCTCAAGATTGGGCAGCTATGCTGTTACGTATGTACAAACGTTGGGCCGATGATAAAGATTATTCGGTGGAAACATTGGATTATCTTCCGGGAGATGAAGCGGGTGTCAAAAGCGTGACGCTTCATATAAAAGGCAATAATGCTTATGGCTATTTGAAGGCGGAAAAAGGGGTTCATCGTTTAGTTCGAATTTCCCCGTTTGATTCTTCTGGGCGCCGGCATACATCGTTTGTGTCTTGTGACGTCACACCCGAGATTGATGATAGTATTAATATTGACATTAAACCTGAGGAACTGAAAATTGACACTTATAGGGCAAGCGGGGCTGGTGGACAGCACGTTAATACCACTGATTCGGCCGTCCGGATGACGCACTTGCCAACGAACACAATTGTGACGTGTCAGTCGGAACGTTCACAAATTAAAAACCGTGAAAAGGCCATGAAAATGCTGAAAGGCAAGCTCTATCAGCAAGAATTGGAAAAGCAACAACAAGAAATTGAAAACATTCGTGGCGAACAAAAAAGTATTGAATGGGGCAGTCAAATTCGTTCATATGTCTTTCATCCTTATACCATGGTTAAAGACCACCGGACGAGCCTCGATATCGGTAATGCTCAAGGGGTTCTTAATGGGGATTTGGATCCGTTGATCGATGCCTACTTACGGTCGCTCATGAACGAAACGTAAAGCATCCTATTTTAAGGTTGCTTTATGTTATCATAGTTTTTGGCTATACTATGAGCATGATTCGCGTGTAAGGGGTTGATGGTTATCAGTCAGTGGATAAGGAAACAGAGCACATCGCCTGTTTTACGCCTTTTCATGGATTACATCTATGTTTTAATTGGATCAGCATTTGTCGGCATTGCTTTTAATGTTTTTTTACTGCCAAACCGGGTAGCTTCCGGGGGCGTCAGCGGAATTAGTACAATTGTTCATTGGACGTTAGGGTGGGAAGCCTCTTATGTTCAATGGGCGCTTAATATTCCGTTGTTTGTTTTAGGTGTGGCGCTCTTGGGGAGTACCTTTGGTTATCTTCAGTATGCTTTGAAGACATTAGTAGGCACTATCTTTCTTCCGTTTATCGTTTACATAACTTCTGGCTGGGACGCAGCCACTCACCATGAGTTGTTGGGGGCTTTGTTCGGCGGAATTGGTGTTGGACTTGGTTTAGGGATTGTTTTTCGTGGCAATGCCTCAACAGGTGGGACGGACTTGGCGGCCCAAGTCATTCATAAATATACCGGTATTTCATTGGGGACATGTGTTGCCTGTATCGATGGCTTGATCGTTATCAGTTCAGCGGTTTACTTATCGATTGAAAGTGCTTTGTTTGCATTGATAGGTATGTATTTGACAGGAAAATTAATTGACGTTGTCCAAATGGGATTCAATACATCAAAATTAGTTTACATTATTTCTGATCAGCAAACGACTCTAAGATCGGTCATTTTGACAGAAATTGATCGGGGCATTACTCGAATTGATGCTCATGGAGGGTTTACAGAGAATAAACGGCCCATGTTGATGTGTGCTGTGTCTCAAAGCGAAATCACAAAGTTGAAGCATACGGTGAAGGCTGTAGATCCGACCGCTTTTATGATTGTAACGAATGCTGTGGAAATTGTCGGTGAAGGTTTTGAGGAATAAAAGATTAGCGGCTGACATTTGCTGCTTTCTTGCGCCGGCAAATGATTGCAAGGGGAGGGGGATGAGTCCCCCAATGGGAACACCGCAATGTCTTGTCGAACACCAAGATTAGCAACTCCTGTGGGTTGGGTATCTCAGCCATCAGACTTTGATTGTTCATCGCTATCTTGGTTAAAGGGCCGCCCGTTGGTCGACTTTTCTGACATGATAGTCATGTTGGGATTTAAAGCTGTGTCCGTTGGAATATCGGGTTGCCAAAAGTTGTGATCTTTATGTGTTTGCTTCACAGCAGAACACCTCCATAACATATAATATGCAAATTAAAGCAAGGTATGACAGTTTTTTTGCTATAAAGTCGAATGATATTGGCCTAACACTTCCAAAGTCATTGACTTAAAATTAATTTATGTCGATAAAGCTTGGCTGGTTCTTGATATTTGGAAGACTATAGGCTCCAATATTTTTATTCTTGACGGATCGATTTTTTTTATTCAAATAGGACAACATCTCATGAGGTGTTGTCCTTACTCTGCTTTACCTGGTTTTTCTCATTTTTTTGTTCATCTTCTTTTTCAGCAATTTTCCAAGGTGGATCGCCGAGTTGATGAAGATAGTGGTTGATTTTATAGATCGTATATGGAACGACAAAAGAAAGAACGGTACAGATTAAAATAAGGTACGGCGGGTACTTTCCGATAAGATGGGATAGCATTTACTTCTGTCCTCCTGCTTTGTATTGTTCTTCAACATCGGTATGATTTTCTGTACCAATATTCCGCAAGGATACATTCACATTAATATTAAATTTAACTTTCGAGAACAACTTGTCACCATTTTCCCAATCTCCCTGTATTTTATTCCAAAGCTTCCAGTTATGAACTTTTAAATAGTCATTAACTCCGAGTATATCTGCAACAAGATCATCTTGAAGCCGTGTAATGGTATGCTTGACCTTTTTCTTAATGCTTTCACCGATCGCTTTCTCAATTTGATTAAGGACCGTTTTTGATAATAAGTTAACAGAAGTACCAATTTCATATATCGCTCCTTCTGTTCCAATAGTAAGATTCATGGTGATATCCCTTTTACTTTTGACACTGGCACTCATTTGGCTTTTGGCCCGCTCAATCTTAAATGAGACGTGTTTGTTGTTAAAAGGGGGGCGGATGACACCGCCACTTGCTTTACCTCGAATAAACTTTAAACCGGCGACTTCTTGACCGGTCAGAAAGCCAATAAGCTTGTTGGAAATCCCTTTAAAGACAGC
This genomic interval from Tuberibacillus sp. Marseille-P3662 contains the following:
- a CDS encoding YitT family protein, encoding MVISQWIRKQSTSPVLRLFMDYIYVLIGSAFVGIAFNVFLLPNRVASGGVSGISTIVHWTLGWEASYVQWALNIPLFVLGVALLGSTFGYLQYALKTLVGTIFLPFIVYITSGWDAATHHELLGALFGGIGVGLGLGIVFRGNASTGGTDLAAQVIHKYTGISLGTCVACIDGLIVISSAVYLSIESALFALIGMYLTGKLIDVVQMGFNTSKLVYIISDQQTTLRSVILTEIDRGITRIDAHGGFTENKRPMLMCAVSQSEITKLKHTVKAVDPTAFMIVTNAVEIVGEGFEE